Proteins from a single region of Pseudomonas phenolilytica:
- a CDS encoding muconate cycloisomerase family protein, giving the protein MSHSLIESIQTVIVDLPTIRPHKLAMHTMQKQTLVIIRVRCADGIEGIGEATTIGGLAYGNESPESIKTNIDSHLGPLLVGQDAANINAAMLRLDKAAKGNTFAKSGIESALLDAQGKRLGLPVSELLGGRVRDSLEVAWTLASGDTAKDIAEAERMLDIRRHRLFKLKIGAGEVNADLKHVIAIKQALGERASVRVDVNQAWDESVALRACRILGDNGIDLIEQPISRINRGGQIRLNQRSPAPIMADESIESVEDAFSLAADGAASIFALKIAKNGGPRAVLRTAQIAEAAGIALYGGTMLEGAIGTLASAHAFVTLNKLTWGTELFGPLLLTEEIVTEAPVYRDFQLEVPSTPGLGLTLDEERLAFFART; this is encoded by the coding sequence ATGAGCCATTCCCTGATCGAAAGCATCCAGACGGTCATCGTCGACCTGCCGACCATTCGCCCACACAAGCTGGCGATGCACACGATGCAGAAGCAGACGCTGGTGATCATCCGCGTGCGTTGCGCCGACGGCATCGAAGGCATCGGCGAGGCCACCACCATCGGCGGCCTGGCCTACGGCAACGAGAGCCCGGAGAGCATCAAGACCAACATCGACAGCCATCTCGGCCCGCTGCTGGTCGGTCAGGATGCGGCCAATATCAACGCCGCCATGCTGCGCCTGGACAAGGCGGCCAAGGGCAACACCTTCGCCAAGTCCGGCATCGAGAGCGCGCTGCTCGACGCGCAGGGCAAGCGCCTCGGCCTGCCAGTCAGCGAGCTGCTCGGCGGCCGGGTGCGCGACAGCCTGGAAGTAGCCTGGACGCTGGCCAGCGGCGACACCGCCAAGGACATTGCCGAAGCCGAGCGCATGCTCGATATCCGTCGCCACCGCCTCTTCAAGCTGAAGATCGGCGCCGGCGAGGTGAACGCCGATCTCAAGCACGTCATCGCCATCAAGCAGGCCCTCGGCGAGCGCGCCAGCGTGCGCGTCGACGTCAACCAGGCCTGGGATGAGTCGGTGGCGCTGCGCGCCTGCCGCATCCTCGGCGACAACGGCATCGATCTGATCGAACAGCCGATCTCGCGGATCAACCGCGGCGGGCAGATCCGCCTGAACCAGCGCAGCCCAGCGCCGATCATGGCCGATGAGTCGATCGAGAGCGTCGAGGACGCCTTCAGCCTGGCCGCCGACGGCGCGGCCAGCATCTTCGCCCTGAAAATCGCCAAGAACGGCGGCCCACGTGCCGTGCTGCGCACCGCGCAGATCGCCGAGGCAGCGGGTATCGCGCTGTACGGCGGCACCATGCTCGAAGGCGCCATCGGCACCCTGGCCTCGGCGCACGCCTTCGTCACCCTCAACAAGCTGACCTGGGGCACCGAGCTGTTCGGCCCGCTGCTGCTCACCGAAGAAATCGTCACCGAGGCGCCGGTCTATC
- a CDS encoding MFS transporter codes for MRKVDVHEIIDNARFRGFHWQVMCLCALLLIFDGYDLFIYGVVLPVIMKEWGLTPLEAGALGSYALFGMMFGALVFGTLADRIGRKKGIAICFVLFSGATVLNGFASTPTEFGIFRFLAGLGCGGLMPNVVALMNEYAPKKLRSTLVAIMFSGYSLGGMFSAGLGIYMLPRFGWEVMFFAAAVPLLLLPLILWKLPESVGFLVRQGRIEQARDLLNRVDPNQQLGASDEPVLVEVKGKSASVLELFRHGRGVRTVSLWLAFFCCLLMVYALGSWLPKLMANAGYSLGSSLSFLLALNFGGMAGAIFGGWLGDRFNLAKVVVAFFAVSVVSISLLGFKSPMPVLYTLIFIAGATVIGTQILLYAAAAQFYGLSIRSTGLGWASGIGRNGAIVGPLLGGALLGINLPLQLNFMAFAVPGAIAALAMTVFAISSQRSGATAPSLLTTAKA; via the coding sequence ATGCGAAAAGTAGATGTTCACGAGATCATCGATAACGCCCGCTTCAGGGGCTTCCACTGGCAGGTCATGTGCCTGTGCGCACTGCTGCTGATCTTCGACGGCTACGACCTGTTCATCTACGGCGTGGTGCTGCCGGTGATCATGAAGGAGTGGGGGCTGACGCCGCTGGAAGCGGGTGCGCTGGGCAGCTATGCGCTGTTCGGCATGATGTTCGGTGCGCTGGTGTTCGGCACCCTGGCCGACCGCATCGGGCGCAAGAAGGGCATCGCCATCTGCTTCGTGCTGTTCAGCGGCGCCACGGTGCTCAACGGCTTCGCCAGCACGCCCACTGAATTCGGCATCTTCCGCTTTCTCGCCGGCCTCGGCTGCGGTGGCCTGATGCCCAACGTGGTGGCGCTGATGAATGAATATGCGCCGAAGAAACTGCGCAGCACCCTGGTGGCGATCATGTTCAGCGGCTATTCGCTGGGCGGCATGTTCTCCGCTGGCCTGGGCATCTACATGCTGCCGCGCTTCGGCTGGGAAGTGATGTTCTTCGCCGCCGCCGTGCCGCTGCTCCTGCTGCCGCTGATCCTGTGGAAGCTGCCGGAGTCGGTGGGCTTTCTGGTGCGCCAGGGCCGCATCGAACAGGCGCGTGATCTGCTCAACCGGGTCGATCCGAACCAGCAGCTGGGCGCCAGCGATGAGCCGGTGCTGGTCGAGGTGAAGGGTAAGAGCGCGTCGGTGCTGGAGCTGTTCCGCCACGGCCGCGGCGTGCGCACCGTGTCGCTCTGGCTGGCGTTCTTCTGCTGTCTGCTGATGGTCTACGCGCTGGGCTCCTGGCTGCCGAAGCTGATGGCCAACGCCGGCTACAGCCTGGGTTCCAGTCTGTCGTTCCTGCTGGCGCTGAACTTCGGCGGCATGGCCGGCGCGATCTTCGGCGGCTGGCTGGGCGATCGTTTCAACCTGGCCAAGGTGGTGGTGGCGTTCTTCGCCGTATCGGTGGTGTCGATCAGCCTGCTGGGCTTCAAGTCGCCGATGCCGGTGCTCTACACGCTGATCTTCATCGCCGGCGCTACCGTGATCGGCACGCAAATTCTGCTCTATGCCGCCGCCGCGCAGTTCTACGGCCTGTCGATCCGCTCCACCGGCCTCGGCTGGGCCTCGGGCATCGGCCGCAACGGCGCCATCGTCGGCCCGCTGCTGGGGGGGGCGCTGCTGGGCATCAACCTGCCGCTGCAACTCAACTTCATGGCCTTTGCCGTGCCGGGTGCGATTGCCGCGCTGGCCATGACCGTCTTTGCCATCTCCAGCCAGCGTAGCGGTGCCACGGCACCCTCCCTGCTGACGACGGCGAAGGCCTGA